The sequence CACGTGCTCAAAGAAGGGGCGGAAATTCGTGCCGCCACCGCCAAGAGCACTCGGTGGGGGTTCAAAGGCGTCCAAGTGGTGGGGGCCATTCAGGGCGGAGTCCGCGTAGTAAAGGTCGCAGACCAGATGCGGATAGGCGGAGAGAATGCCCTGCACTTCGCCGAGGAACACGCTCATCTGCGCGTCCGTGACAGAGCCGCTGGTGTCCAGGCATACGTGTACGCGCACGCTCTCGCCTTCGAGTGCCTCCAGGTACATGCCGCGTCCGACAAAGCGCCGATCATACCCCGAGAAATCGGTGGGTGTGTGCACGAGATAACGCCAGAGCCACGAACGCCAGTCGATATGACCGGGCTCCAGACATTCCATTTCCCGGCGCATGGACATGGGTGGCGCCTCCTGCCCCATGCTGCGCATGATGGTGCGCGCCTTCTGCATGGCATCTACCCAATGACGCTGGAGGGCAGCAGCCTGGGCTTCGGAGCCTGCGGTATGGGTCTCGCCATCCTCCGATGCCAGGAGGTCCGCCATTTCTGGCGCAGGCATGTCCGGGCGCTCTCGCTTGAGGATTTCGTATACTTCTTCCGTGCTGAAGTGCGCGAGCTTGTCATCTCGCATGCCACCGGCTGGCAGTGCGAGGTCCGACTCGGCGAGGATCATGCCATTCACCACGATGTCCGCGGCCGTATTCCAGAGGCCAATGTCACGCCCGCCGCGGCGCGTGCAGTGGCCGAGCGCGGCATGAAGCACCTCATGCAGGAGCAGACCGTCCTGCTGCTCAGGAGCGAGCGCATTCCAAAAGATGGGATTGATGAAGATGGCCTCGCCGTCGGTGGCGGCGGTCGGCACATCCGGGGTCACCTCATACTTCGCAAAGAGCGCGAGCGCCGCGAAGAAGGGCTGCCTTGCGCGCAAGCGAAGGAGGGAAGCGCTGAGACACTGCTGCGCGTCCAGGCCGCCTTCGATGCTGTGGAGCGCCGTCATGCTCACTAGGCAGCCATGAGCTGCTGATAGCCGTGCAGATAGCTACGCAGTTGCGCATCTTGCGCCACGAGACGCGCAAAGGCCCCGAGATGCCCCAGCGCACGCATCTGCTTGAAGAGATCCACCACGTAGAGCTGCAGCCACTCCGCGGGCGCCTTTTCCGCGAGCCATTTGAAGCCGCGATAGCCGCGCTCCGGATCCGCCGCACGCAGGGTGAGGCCAATGGTCACCGCGTATCTTGCGGAGGGTTCCTTCGGGAAGGCAATCACCCTGGCCTCATCCACACCCTGGAGGATGGGCTCCAGATTCGGCAATTCATGATACAGCTCCAGGTAGGATCGGAATTCATCTGCCGCAGCCGGACCCACTACCGGAGCGATTTCGAGCCCCGCCGTGTGGAGCTTGCTCGCCATGACCCACGAACGCGGAGAAGGCCACGCAGGACGCTGCGAATCCAGCCGGTGCAAAAGCTCTGGACGGAAGGCAAGAAACGCGAGGATCTGCTCATGCACGCCGGCCGAGAGCGCATGCGTCTTGAAGCTTTCCCAACAAGCCTCCACTTCGAGATGCAGGAAACGGTTTGCCAGGGGCGCAGGCATGTCAAAAACGGCGGCGCGATCCTCCTTGCGATTGCCCGCGGCCCAGATGAACCAGCCTTCCGGCACTTCGTAGGAGCCCACACGACGATCCAGCACCAGTTGCTGCGCCATGCCCTGCATCGCCGGCGGAGCGAGATTGAGCTCATCAAGCATCAGTACTCCCCTGCCCTTGCGCGGGAGGAACTCGGGGGGAAACCATTTGGAGATCCCTTTCTCTGCCACGGGCAGCCCGCGGAGATCCGTGGGGGCGAGTTGCGAGAGACGCAGGTCAATGAATTCCATGCCGTTTGCCTGAGCGGTCTGTGCGACGATGCTGGACTTTCCAATGCCAGGCGGTCCCCAGATCATCACACTCAAGTGGAGTTGATGGGTGATAAGGGAGGTCAGGTATTCGCTGAGAGCTGCGGGAGTCATGCAGAAGCTGGAGCAGGAGAGTGAGGCGGCACGTCAGGATTCCGGGAAGCGCAGGGTGAACTGCTCGCGCGCTGCCGAGGCCACGGCGGTATTGGCGTCCTCGCGCAAATAGGCAAGCACTTGACGGGAAGTAGAGGGGTTGTGAGCGACGGCAAAACGCTCCATCCACCGGCCATGGAAGGCAGCCTTGCGCAGCATGTCCTGCGTGGTGTCTGGATGAGAGAGCGCACAGAGTCTCAAGGACACAGCGGAACCCGCGCCTGCGGATTGGAGCACCGGACCCATGCGTGAGCGACGCGCTTCCACCGGCGTGTTCGGATTTTCCAAAGCAGCGAGACGCACATCGTGACACGAATGCCAGAGGAGCTCCGCGAGCAGGTGAGATGGGGCCAGGGGATGCCGCGCCACTGCGGTCAGCACACCGCTCGCAGCAGCGCGGCGCTGCTTCGACACACGCGTCTGATCCAGTTCCGCACGTGCTACGGACTCAAGTACGCGAGGTGTCACCGCCCAGTAGGCTACCACCTGCAAACGGATCTCGCGTGCGAACCACTTCTGATCCACTGGCAGATCGCAGAGGCGCAGCAGGAGATGCGGGGGAATTGCGCGAACCTCGCGTCCATTCTGGCGAGCGTAGCTCTGGTGGTAGAGCAGCGACTTGCGGTCATGCGGATCCAGCCGGGGGATCAGCGCCTCAAGCACCGGGACAGTCAACACATCCCGATACACGAGCTTTTTCACCGCGGCCGGGAGTCTCTCCATGACACGGAGCAGCACTTCATTCGGCACGGGGCGATTGTCGAAGCACCCGCACAAGGTCTCCAGCACCCGCGTGGAACTTTCCTCCGTAGCCATGCGAAGCAACACAGAAGACGGCGTGTGCCTGCTGTAAGCCACGCGCCAGCGGACGTTCTCATCAGCGTCTCGCGAGAGCTGTGCCACAACCCCTTCCGGCACCTCGGGAGCGGCCACCACGGAACCGCGCACCTGGGGATGGGAGTCTTCCGCAAGGGCAAGCCGCGTTGCCAGTGGCGCCTTCACGTTTGCAGCCACAGTAGAACGGACTGCTTCTGAAGCGTCCTCGCCAAGACGGGCGAGCAAATCCGCGTCCGCAAGGTCGTAGGATGCCACACGCGCGCGCAGGAGCGGATCTGGGTGCAGTGCGGCCTCGTGAAGATCCGCCAGCGTGATTTCGCGACGCTGGAAGAGATCCATCAATCGCTTCCAATCCTGCTCCTGGGCCGTGGTCGGCGCATCGAGAGGTGTCGCGCCCCCACCGATGGGCGTGCCACCAATCGGAGTCTGCTGGAAATGGCGGTGCATGCGCACATCCACATCACCAGGCATGGCGCGGTTCCGCACGGCGAGCATGCGCACATAGCTGTCCCCATCGCGCATCAGTTCGCGAAGGATGTCGACGGGCACGGACCGGCGCTTGGCGAGAGTGCGACGCACTTCGTCATCCGCGTCTTTTTTCAGAAGGTGCAGAATGGACTCCTCGGTGGAGGGGTGGCGAGCCACGGTGACGCGTACCTCAGGCTCCACATCCACAGCCAGGCGGGACAGGGTGGAGGCATTAGCAGAGGGATTCGCCGCGACAGCAGCGCGCACCTCCTTCGCCGGATCAGTGGCAAGCTGCTCCAGCAGCGAATGTGGGCTCTGACGATTTTTCGCGACGGCCTGGCGGATGCGCCAATCATGATTCCCTGCCAGGGACATCAACGTCGGGACCGGGGTGGAGGGATTCTTCGCCGCGCAACAGCGAACCATGAATTCCCCATGCACCCCGGCGAGTTTCATGAGGGACTCCGCCGGTGTGCGGGCATGGCGGGCGGCCAGCCTGCGGGCAAACGGCCCGCCCTCCGCGAGTTGGGACAGGCTCTCCGGCTCCATGTCACGCCGGCCTTTCCCCAAAAAACGCAACTGTGCGTCCGCGCCGGCATCCATCAGGAGCTGGAGACGTCCGTGCAGAGGGCCGCCTTCCCCTTGCTCCTGAACACATTTCGCGGCGCGCATGCGCAGCCCAATCTCGGAGGATTCCAAGGCGGAAAGCAGCAGCCAGGTCGGTGCCAGTCCCAAGGTCACTACCTCAGCAAGGGCCGCTCCCCCCCGAAGCTGGAGGCCAAAGGAGGGCGTCTCCTCGGCTGCTGCGTTGCCATTGTACCGGGTGGACCGACTGGTGCGGTGCAGCCGGGCTGCCTCACGGATCTCCTCATTCGGATGGCGCTGAAGAGGCACCAGGAATTCTCGTGGCGGCTCCTCCAGTTTTAGGATCTCCCGAAGCGCAATTACAGGCAACTTTGCAGGAAAATTGGGATCCTCCATCAAGAGGAGTGGCAGCACCGGATTCTTCAGCACCGCCTCCCAATGCCAGCGAGCCAGCCAGACAAGTAACTCATTGGAGGCGTTTGGGTTAGCCGCCACAGCCCTCTTCTCCCGGGCACCGCCGTTGCGGGCCAGCTCATGCAGGCGCATCGGAGGGGTGGAAGGGTCCGCCGCCTCCTCAAGCTGGGAGCCTTGAGGGAGAGTCATTTGAGAGTGATGGCCTGAACTTTCCTAAATCTCATATAAATCATGCTTTAACGCAATCGATTTTCTAATATTTATGGATAGTTTCCTAGCCTCCACTTCCAGCGCTTCAAGCCCGAGACATGAGCGGCATTCACCTCTCTCATGAATTCTTTGCCACGCACTCGTCCCTTGCATCCACCCCCATCGCTCCTATGTTGATTGCCCCTATTCTCGACATGAATCAACTCGACCAGCTCAAGCAGCATACTGTCGTTGTGGCGGATACCGGTGACTTCGAGGCCATGAAGGCCTACAAGCCCCAAGATGCCACCACGAACCCCTCCCTCATCCTGGCAGCCTCCCAGAAGGCGGAGTACAAGGCACTGGTCGACAAAGCCGTGGCAGACCACAAGGGTTCCTCCCTCAGTGGCGAGAAACTGGTAGACTCCGTAATTGACGCCATCCTGGTGAACTTCGGCCAGGAGATTCTCAAAATCGTCCCCGGTCGCGTCTCCACGGAAGTGGACGCCCACCTGTCCTTCGACACGGAAGGCACTTTGGCCAAGGCCCGTCACATCATCGACCTTTACGAGAAAGCTGGCACCGGTCGTGAGCGCATCCTCATCAAGATTGCTTCCACCTGGGAAGGCATCAAGGCAGCAGAGGTCCTTCAGAAGGAAGGCATCAACTGCAACCTCACGCTCCTTTTCTCCCTGCCCCAGGCCATCGCCTGCGCCGAAGGCGGCATCAAGCTCATCTCCCCCTTCGTGGGCCGTATCCTCGACTGGTACAAGAAGAGCACGGGCAAGGACTACGCCGCCGCGGAAGACCCCGGCGTGCAGTCCGTGACCGCCATCTACAACTACTACAAACACTTCGGCTACAAGACCGAGGTGATGGGCGCCAGTTTCCGCAACAAGGGTGAAATCACCGAACTGTGCGGCTGCGACCTGCTGACCATCAGCCCGGCATTGCTCGGCGAACTGGCAGCGGCGAACGACGCCATCACGCCGAAACTCAACGCCGAAGCGGCCAAGTCCGCGAAGCTCGACAAGGTCGAGATGAACGAAAAGACCTTCCGCTGGCTCTTCAACGAAGATCCGATGGCCGTCGACAAGACGGCTGAAGGCATCCGCAAGTTTGCCGAGGACATCGTGAAACTGCAGAAGCAGGTTGCCGCGATGCTCTAAGCTGGGTCGAAATCGTAAGATATTTCAATGCCCCATCTGGGCCGCATCCGTCTAGGGTGCGGCCCATTTTGTTGAATATTTCTTGTGAGACGTCACCAGAGGACGCAGATGCGATAAAGCCATTGCCTTCCCCCGTGAAACGGTCACAATGGAATTTCATCTGCATCGCCTCCAATGTCTGATTCCCCCGAGTCCACGCCTCCACTAGACCTGTCCGATCTTCGTCTCATGCCCAAGTGGGTGGCTGAGTTTGGGAAAGCATCGCCTTCACCGGCGGCAGACTATCCGGAAGAAGACACCCGCGGCCGTGATCGTCGCGATGGCAGAGGGCCGAGAGATCAGCAGCGTCGCAGCTTTGGTGGTGGTGGCCAGGGAGGACCTCCGCGCGGTGACCGCAGGCCTTTCGACAAACCCCGTGGCCCTGGCGGAGATTTCAACCGCGGCCCACGCCCACCGGGTGCCGGCGACCGACGTGATGATCGTCGTAGTGGTGGTGGCGGTGGCTATCGCCAGGATCGTGGAGATCGCCAGCATGGCCGTGGTGGTCGCGATGACCGCCGTGGCGGTTATGGTGACAGACCGCGCTTCGAGCAGCCGCCAGCGCCCGTGGTGGGACTCAATGTGCAGGTGGAACCTGAGGCCAAGGCCACGGAAGCCATGGCAGCGATGATTCGCACTGCGGGCAAGGCATACAGTGTCTTCGACGCTGCCCGTCTCGTGCTCGCCAGCGGGGATCGTTTTCATGTGCGCTTCAAGATGGCGCCCGATGCCGGTGCCAGGCTGTACGCCGTGCCCACCGATGGCTCGCTCTGGCTGAGCCGTGAAGAGGCGCTTGCTCATGTCATTCATGGCGACGCGATCAGCAGCTTCTACAAGGTCGAGGAGATCGAGCTCGAAGAACCCAAGGGCAACTTCACCAGCGTAGCCGTGTGCGGCATGACAGGTGAGATGCTTGGGCCGCCCAGCCATCACAGCTACCAGACCACGCTGCACAAGATCCATCGCGAGCAGTTCAGCCATCTTTCCTTTGAAGATTACAAGCGCCGTGTGCGCACAGAGAGCACTCCTGAGGCCGTGGCGAAATGGAAAGAATCCCTGAAGCATGGCCATCAGTGGACGTGGCTGAAGGGTGAAGTGGCCGAAGGAGAAGCACCCAAGACCTTCAAGACGCGCAGTGAAATGGAATCCCATTTCCGCTCCCACCATGCCGACACGCTCGTGGGTGAAGTGAGCGAAGCGACTGTCTCGGGAAACATTCCCAAAAAACTGCTCGCTCCGCAACTCTACAATCATCTCCGCCGTGCCGTGGACGAGAGCCGCAAGCATCTGCTGAGTACTGCCCAGCAGCTCTGCAGCGGATTTGAGCGCCATGGCCTGAAACTCTTCAAGCGACGTGGTGGCAAGCTCTGGGTGAGCCGCACGCGCCCGCGCCTGCTGGAAAGCAACGTGGTGCTCTCCGCCCGCATCGCAAAAATGGTGGAGATCATCAAGACTCAGCCTGGTCTTCAGGTGAAGAAGCTCATCGAGAGCGTGGCACCCTCCACGGATGCTCCTGTGACCTCGACGGCTCCCGCAGCTGAAGCTCCAGCCGCCATCACGGAAGAGCCAACGGTGAGCGAACCCGCGGTGGTAGCCGAAGCACTCGGCGCCAGCGCTGGCACAGAACTGCCGCCCATCGAGCCCGCTCCTGAATCTGCCGGTGCTGCTCCGATTGAGGCCTCTGAGGCGCCAGTCGATGCGGCAATTGCTGCCAGTGAATCTCCGGCTCCAGCCCCAGTGGTCCTTCCTGCTCCTGCTGCGGCAGCTGCGCATCACGAGTGGACCGGTGACCAACTGCACGCCCTGCAGGACCTGCACTGGCTCAATAGCGAAGGTTACGTCATTGAGTATGCCGATGGTGTGGTATTCCCCGGCGTGACTGAACCCCCGCCCCCGAAGCCGAAAGCTGCTCCGGCCAAACCCGCCGCAGGCGCACCCGCTGCGGAGTCGGCCGAAGCTGCTGAGGCACCGGTCGAAAGCGAGACCGAATCAGCATCTCCCTCTGAGGAAATCGAAACGGACCCTCACGGTGAAGCTGAAACCACGCTCATTGAGGCGGCTGCTGAAACGGAAGCGCCCGTCGAAGTCGAAGCCGCTGCCTCCGAGCCTTCGCCGGAAGCTTTGGTGGATGAACCTGCCGAAGCAGAAGAGGAAATCCAGCCCGCCGCGGCCGGCGCCGAAGAAGAGAAGTAACACCCGGAAAACAGCGAACCGCATCAGGAGAGCTTGCGCTCCAGCGCAGCCTCCATGGCACGCTCGACGAGGAGTACGGCAAGCTGCTGGGTGGCATCATCCAGCGCTTGATTCGCGGCTTTGAGCGCGCGGGCATCATGCGGCTCGGCCTGCATGACGTGACGCACGTCATGGGCCGCGATTTTGATCTTCTCCACCTCGTCCTCCGGTACGAGCCCGGCGCACTGCTCCAGCGCTTCATCCACCGCCCTCAGCAGTTCCTCACTCTTCAACCGCGCCTCTGTCCAGATACGCTCGTTCATGTCTTCAAAGGCGAAGTCCACGCTTTCCGCGATCATCTTCTCCACCTTCTCGTCATCCACATCCACGGCGGAGTTTTGAATTTCCAGCACCGTGTCCGTGTTCGTGGCGGTATCGCGCGCGAGCACTTGAAGGATGCCGTTCGCATCGATGGCGAACTGCACGCCCACACGGGCGCTGCCCTTCGCCCCCGGAGGAAACGGAACTGCAATGCGGCCCAGTTCCCAGTTGTCCTTCGCAAGCTCACGCTCTCCTTGCAGCACACGGATGAGCATCTCCTGCTGATTGGCCACCGCATTGGTGAACATCTCCCCGGCACGGCAGGGAATGGTGGAGTTGCGCGGGATGATGATGTTCATCAACCCGCCGAATGTCTCAATACCCAATGAGAGAGGCGTGACGTCCAGCAGCACCACATTCTTCAAAGCACCACTGAGGATGCCAGCCTGAATCACGGCGCCAAGCCCCACAGCTTCATCTGGATTCTGCGAGGTGTTGGGTTCGCGCCCGAAAATCTCCTGCACCACCTGCCGCACCAATGGCATGCGTGTGCTGCCACCAACGAGGATGACATCATCGAGCTCAGAGCTGGTGATATTTGCGTCCAGCAATGCCCGCTGACAATGTCGACGCGTGCGCTCGATGAGCGATCGCGCAACACTTTCGAGGTCCCTTCGCTGCACACGCGCAGAGAGATTCCCTGAAGACAGGAAGAAGGGCAGGTCCACTGTGACCTCGGACTCCGTCGAGAGCTTCTTCTTGGCATCTTCCGCCGCTACAGTGAGCCTCGCTCGTTGAGCGGCATCAAGTGATTCTGACGATGAGCCTGAGCTTTGCAGAATCCACTCGCCCAGGGCACGGTCCACATCATCACCGCCCAACTGCGTATCGCCCGTGGTAGCCAGCACCTGGAACACACCCTCGCGCATTTCGAGGATGGAGATGTCGAACGTTCCGCCGCCAAGATCGTACACGGCAATCTTCTTGTTCTCCTCCAGCTTGTCGAGACCGTAGGCGAGCGCTGCGGCGGTGGGCTCGCTTACGATGCGCTCCACCGTGAGTCCCGCCAGCTCTCCCGCACGCTTGGTTTCATTGCGCTGCGCGTCATTGAAGTAAGCGGGAACTGTGATGACGGCACGGGAGACTTCGATTTCCAAAGCACGCTCGGCGATGCCTTTCAGATGCTTGAGGATGTCACTGCTGACCTCTGCAGGCGTCCTGCCCAATGCCTTCAGATCATAGACCGGCTGCCACTCCGACTCCCCTGCCCTGCGGCCAATGAGTCGCTTCACCGAGGTGACAGTCCTCGCCGGTTCGAGCGCCCTCTGCCGCAAGGCCGCCGCCCCCACGGTCACCCGTCCGCCCGCAGCGTAGTGCACGGCGGAGGGCGTCAGGCGGGAACCTTCGGCGTCTGCGAGCAGAATGGGAAAGCCGCTGTCCACCACGCCCACAAGGGAATTGGTGGTGCCAAGGTCAATGCCGAGAATCGGGGAAGCGTTTGCCATGTCACGGCTTCCATGCCGCGCTCAAGCCGGAAGCGCAAGCGGTCAGACGAGCCGGGCCCGCTACATCAGCGCCAGCAGTCGCTCCCGGATTTGCGCTTGCCACTTAGCCAGATAGGCGAGCCGGGCCTGCGTGGCGGCGATGTCCCTCCACACGTCCCCATCCCCTGAGGCAAGGCGTTCGTCGAGAGCAGCCAGTGCTGATTCCATTGCCACCTTCTTCTCTTCGACCCCAAAGCCGATCCTCTCGAGACGCTCACGCGACGTCATTTCCTCATTGGCCAGGAGCGCCTTCGTCAGGGCTGAGGTCGCCTTGGCCTTCTTCTCCAACAGCTTCGCTGAAGCATCCAAGGCACTGCCCAGCTCCATGAATACGGACATCATCGACTCATCCAGCGGGACCGTACGCCACGCCTTCGCCTCTTCCGGCGCCGCGATCTCAATGAGGTGCTTCAACCTCTTTTCGGGAGAGCGCAGGGTCTCGTAGGCCGAATTCACTGCTGCAGCCTTTTCCTCGCTGCCCCCCTGGTCTGGATGCGCCTCACGACTGAGTGCCGCATAGGTGGACTGCAATGCGGCCGCATCAATCGCCACACTTCGCGGCATGGAGAAGATGGCATAGGCGTCGGACATCATGGTGCTGTGGCGGGGGCGCATCATTCCCGTGCCGTGCGCACGTCGCAAGCACGAGCGGGAGGATTATTCAGCAAGTACCGGTTGCCTCCGGCGGAAGCTGCCACACCTTGCACGCGAACCGCCGCTCGTGACATGTCTACGACGCATCATCCGGCGAATCCCTCGCGCAGTTCCGGACTGGTGATCGGACTGGATGTGGGATCGACCACAGTGAAGGCGGTGGTGGTGGCTCCAGATACGAGGGCAATCCTGTGGAGCGACTACAGGAGGCACGAAACGAAACAGGTCGCCACGGCAGCGCAGATGCTCTCTGAGATTTGCGAGGCCTTCCCCACTGTGACAACCGATGGCATGCACATCTTCATCACCGGCTCGGGAGGCAGTCCGCTGGTGGAGCCATTGGGAGCTACCTTTGTGCAGGAGGTCAATGCCGTCACCCTCGCTGTGGAGATGCTGCACCCCGAAGCTGGCAGCGTGATCGAACTCGGTGGACAGGATGCCAAGATCATCATCTTCCAACGCGATCCCAAAACGGGCGAGAAGCGGCCTCTCTGCTCCATGAACGACAAATGCGCGAGCGGTACGGGCGCGACAATCGACAAATGCATACTCAAGGCAGGCCTGCCCCGTGAGCAATTGGCCGGCTTGCGATTCGATGCCACGAAGCTTCACAAGGTAGCCGCAAAGTGTGGCGTCTTTGCAGAGACAGACATTGTAAACCTCATCAAGTCCGGCATTCCCGCACCGGAGGTGGTGTGCTCACTGGCCGATGCCATCGTAAATCAGAATCTCTCGGTACTTACACGTGGGAACACGCTGCTTCCGCAGGTGATTCTCTTGGGTGGACCGAACACCTACCTGCCATTTCTCCAAGACTGCTGGAGGCTGCGCATTCCAGAAACATGGACGCAGCGCGGCATGAGACCTCCGTTGACCGATTCCATCGAAGACGTCATCGTGGTGCCTGACAATGCACAGTACTACGCAGCTTATGGCGCGGTGTTGTATGGCCTGGACCTGCCCGAGGGAACGGGACGATTCCGCGGCATGGCGGCCTTGAGAGAATTTGCCTCATCAAAGGAATCAGCAGCCTCCTCCCGGCAGTCTGGCGCCAGATTGGTTCACAGCGAGAGGGAGGTCCGTGAGTTCCGCAGAGAGTACGCGGTTCCGAAATTTGAGCGCACGACCTTCGTCCCCGGTGAAACGGTCCGTGCCGTGATCGGGCTCGACGGTGGTTCCACGTCCTCCAAGGCCGTGCTCGTCAGTCAATCTGGCGAAGTGCTCGCCAAGTCCTACCGCCTCTCGAAGGGCAACCCCATCGAAGATTTCCGCAATCTGCTGACTGACTTGAACACTCAAGTGGAACAGCAAGGTGCGCAACTCGAAGTGCTCGGCTTCGGCGCCACAGGCTATGCGGCCGATGTCCTGGAGACCGTGGCAGGGGCCGATGTGAACATCGTCGAAACCGTCGCACACATGCTGAGTGCGCGACACTTTTTCGGCGAGATCGATGTCATCTGCGATGTCGGAGGACAGGACATCAAGGTGTTAATGATGCAGAACGGTGACATCAGCGACTTCCGCCTCTCCAATCAATGCTCGGCGGGCAATGGCATGCTGCTGCAGGCGATGGCCGATCAGTTTGGCGTACCTCTGCGTGAGTATGCGGATACCGCCTTCGCAGCGAAGGGTGCTCCGGTGTTCAGCTATGGCTGTGCGGTCTTCCTCGACAGCGATCGTGTGAATTTCCAGAAGGAAGGGTACCACCGCGAGGAATTGCTGGCCGGACTCGCGATGGTATTGCCAAAGAACATCTGGCAATACGTGGTACAGATTCCCAGACTCGCCTCACTGGGCACACGCTTCGTCCTTCAGGGTGGCACCCAATACAACCTTGCAGCCGTGAAGGCGCAGGTGGACTACATCAAAGAACGTGTGCCTGGGGCCGAAGTGCATGTGCATCCGTATTGTGGCGAAGCAGGCGCCATCGGAGCCGCCATTGAGGTATTGCGCGTGGTGAAGCGCAAGGGAGGCACCAGTTTCATTGGAATGAGGCAGTCCATGGGCATTGCCTACACCACACGCAATGATGAGAAGACACGCTGCAACTTCTGCCGCAATCATTGCTCGCGCACTTTTGTGGATGCCCAGGCACCGGATGGACGCAACAGCCGCTACATCTCGGGCTTCTCCTGCGAGAAGGGTACCGTGGAATCCAAGGATGCCATGCTCGCGCTCGTGAAGAAACGCAACGCCCTGAAGGAGGAACATCTCAATCTGCTGGAATACGAGGCGCGTGTCGTTTTTCAATCGGTGTACAAGCCAAAGACATTACCGGACGAGGGCTCACCGCTGCCCGCCAGAGAAGTCGCGAAAGCGTGGTGGCCGTTCTCGGCCAAGCGCAACGCCCGCTCATTCCAACGCTCGAACACCGCAGCCGCAGAGCGTCGTCAACACCTGCGCATTGGCATCCCACGTGTGTTGAACCTCTACACGACAGCACCGCTCTTCCGCGCGTACTTCGAGGCGCTCGGCATTCCCTCCAGGAACATCTGCTTCTCACCTCCCACGTCAGAAGAGATGTATTTGGAAGGCGCCCGTTACGGTTCGGTGGATCCTTGCTATCCTTCAAAGGTGGTGCAGGCGCATCTGCATCACTTGCTCTTCAAGGCACACCAGCCGCCGGAATCATCGCTCGACTACATCTTCTTTCCCAGCATCACCCATCTACCCACCTTCGTCTCGCCGGTCATGGACTCAGCCTCGTGTCCTATTGTGGCGGGCACACCGAATGTAATGAAGGCGGCTTTCACCAAGGAGCAGCACTATTTTGCAGCGAGGGGAACCGAATACATCGACAGCGCAGTGACGCTTGAAGAGCCCGCCTATTTCAAGCGTCAGATGTTCGAGATGTGGGGTGAGCGCCTCGGCATCACCGAGGACGAAAGTGATTTTGCGGTTGATGAAGGATGGGAGGCCCTGCGCCAAATCAACTTGGAACTGGAGCGGCGGGGACTGGAAGTGCTTGAGAAAGCAGAACGCGAAAACAAAATCGTCCTCCTTGTGCTGGCACGTCCCTATCATGCCGATCCCGGGATGAATCACGGACTGCTCGAGGAATTCCAGGCGCTGGGCTATCCGGTATTGACCATCCGATCCATCCCCAAGGAACCCGCGTGGCTTTCGCGATGGTTCAGAGAAGATCTCGAATCTGGAA is a genomic window of Roseimicrobium gellanilyticum containing:
- a CDS encoding DnaJ domain-containing protein: MMSDAYAIFSMPRSVAIDAAALQSTYAALSREAHPDQGGSEEKAAAVNSAYETLRSPEKRLKHLIEIAAPEEAKAWRTVPLDESMMSVFMELGSALDASAKLLEKKAKATSALTKALLANEEMTSRERLERIGFGVEEKKVAMESALAALDERLASGDGDVWRDIAATQARLAYLAKWQAQIRERLLALM
- the tal gene encoding transaldolase, translating into MNQLDQLKQHTVVVADTGDFEAMKAYKPQDATTNPSLILAASQKAEYKALVDKAVADHKGSSLSGEKLVDSVIDAILVNFGQEILKIVPGRVSTEVDAHLSFDTEGTLAKARHIIDLYEKAGTGRERILIKIASTWEGIKAAEVLQKEGINCNLTLLFSLPQAIACAEGGIKLISPFVGRILDWYKKSTGKDYAAAEDPGVQSVTAIYNYYKHFGYKTEVMGASFRNKGEITELCGCDLLTISPALLGELAAANDAITPKLNAEAAKSAKLDKVEMNEKTFRWLFNEDPMAVDKTAEGIRKFAEDIVKLQKQVAAML
- a CDS encoding Hsp70 family protein; protein product: MANASPILGIDLGTTNSLVGVVDSGFPILLADAEGSRLTPSAVHYAAGGRVTVGAAALRQRALEPARTVTSVKRLIGRRAGESEWQPVYDLKALGRTPAEVSSDILKHLKGIAERALEIEVSRAVITVPAYFNDAQRNETKRAGELAGLTVERIVSEPTAAALAYGLDKLEENKKIAVYDLGGGTFDISILEMREGVFQVLATTGDTQLGGDDVDRALGEWILQSSGSSSESLDAAQRARLTVAAEDAKKKLSTESEVTVDLPFFLSSGNLSARVQRRDLESVARSLIERTRRHCQRALLDANITSSELDDVILVGGSTRMPLVRQVVQEIFGREPNTSQNPDEAVGLGAVIQAGILSGALKNVVLLDVTPLSLGIETFGGLMNIIIPRNSTIPCRAGEMFTNAVANQQEMLIRVLQGERELAKDNWELGRIAVPFPPGAKGSARVGVQFAIDANGILQVLARDTATNTDTVLEIQNSAVDVDDEKVEKMIAESVDFAFEDMNERIWTEARLKSEELLRAVDEALEQCAGLVPEDEVEKIKIAAHDVRHVMQAEPHDARALKAANQALDDATQQLAVLLVERAMEAALERKLS
- a CDS encoding ATP-binding protein, producing MTPAALSEYLTSLITHQLHLSVMIWGPPGIGKSSIVAQTAQANGMEFIDLRLSQLAPTDLRGLPVAEKGISKWFPPEFLPRKGRGVLMLDELNLAPPAMQGMAQQLVLDRRVGSYEVPEGWFIWAAGNRKEDRAAVFDMPAPLANRFLHLEVEACWESFKTHALSAGVHEQILAFLAFRPELLHRLDSQRPAWPSPRSWVMASKLHTAGLEIAPVVGPAAADEFRSYLELYHELPNLEPILQGVDEARVIAFPKEPSARYAVTIGLTLRAADPERGYRGFKWLAEKAPAEWLQLYVVDLFKQMRALGHLGAFARLVAQDAQLRSYLHGYQQLMAA
- a CDS encoding vWA domain-containing protein, with amino-acid sequence MTALHSIEGGLDAQQCLSASLLRLRARQPFFAALALFAKYEVTPDVPTAATDGEAIFINPIFWNALAPEQQDGLLLHEVLHAALGHCTRRGGRDIGLWNTAADIVVNGMILAESDLALPAGGMRDDKLAHFSTEEVYEILKRERPDMPAPEMADLLASEDGETHTAGSEAQAAALQRHWVDAMQKARTIMRSMGQEAPPMSMRREMECLEPGHIDWRSWLWRYLVHTPTDFSGYDRRFVGRGMYLEALEGESVRVHVCLDTSGSVTDAQMSVFLGEVQGILSAYPHLVCDLYYADSALNGPHHLDAFEPPPSALGGGGTNFRPFFEHVERAQEYGETALAIYLTDGYGHFPEWQPRIPVLWVVTAGGLDLKRFPFGERIRLTG